TTGGGCCCGTGCAGTGTTGCGCCTGTGATTTAGCTTAATAGATATGTAATGATGTCCAAAATTTTATTTACCTGCGAGGAATCTTTTATGCCGGTCTTGCACCAGACTGCAAAGTGTTCGCAATTGTTGAACGCTAGATTATAGCCTCCTTCGCCGAGTTTGTCTCTTGCGCGCTTGATGGTTTCTTCGCCTGAATAGAGGTGATAATTTTTGAGTCTTAATTTCTTGATTTCCTGCCAGAGATTGAATAAATTTTTCTTGTTATTGTCGCGTGAAAGAATAGAATCATTTTGCAGCTCTGAAGGGCTATCGGGGAATTTGCAGACGTGGAAATTTTTCGCGCCGTTGAGAAATTCATTTAACGAGGTCTCGCGGACAATGCCGTTAAAATCGCTTGGTCCATTTGCGCCGGTGTAGTGTATGACGTGATTTAAATCTTTCACATAAATTCCGTAATGATTATATAACCCGCGATTGACTCGAATTACGTCGCCGTTTTCGGGTTTTATTTCGCGTTGGGTCAAAATATTTTTTTCTGCGAGACTCAATAATGGCAATAAAAATTTTTCAAGCTCTCTCAATTGTTACTCCTGAATAAAAATTTTCGTGCAAGAATTATATCACGCAATAAACTTTTTCCGGAACGCGACTCCA
The genomic region above belongs to Synergistaceae bacterium and contains:
- a CDS encoding lecithin retinol acyltransferase family protein, which translates into the protein MRELEKFLLPLLSLAEKNILTQREIKPENGDVIRVNRGLYNHYGIYVKDLNHVIHYTGANGPSDFNGIVRETSLNEFLNGAKNFHVCKFPDSPSELQNDSILSRDNNKKNLFNLWQEIKKLRLKNYHLYSGEETIKRARDKLGEGGYNLAFNNCEHFAVWCKTGIKDSSQVNKILDIITYLLS